GCGAGAGCGCTTATCCCGCAAACTGGGGGAGACAAAGTCAAGCGCAGGTGGAGTGGCGAATCGGCGGCTCCCTTCTCGGTTTCGGTCAGGGCGAGACGCAAGAAAAGATCGCGGGGTTTCCTCCACGGGCGAACCGGCCCGAATTGTGCGCGGAGCCAAGCCCGGGGTCTCTGCACGAGACCTAAATTGGAAACGGAGATGCATTCCCCAAGGTTGCACCTTGCCTCTTTGCTGAAAAGCCCGACAATGCGATGATGAAGGGGAAGTGTCACGTTGGAAGCGAGAGCGTCATTCTCGGGGTGTTTTCGCAGCGGGTTGGACATCGTCGATTCGAAAGGAGGCAGCAGCCCGACGAGAGATCCCCAGCGACGCCATTTTTCCCGCCTGTTCCGCTTGACTCTTTGCGAGTTTTTGCTCATTGAATGAAGAACTCTTTGGGAACCAACAATGCACGAGTTTGGTGAACGCGTCTTCCATGTCCTGCCGCGGCAGGTGGACCAGACGGTGGCGGCCGCCCTCCGCGAGTGGCTGCCCGGGGTTTCATGGTCGCGGATCAAAAAGCTGATCGCCGGACGCTATGTCCAGGTGAGCGGGAACCTCTGCCTGGATCCCGCCCGACGACTGAAACTTCAGGATGTTGTCAAAATTCTTCCGCGTCCTGCCCAGGCTCCTCCCACCCCCCATGATGTGACCGTCATCTACCTGGACGAGCACCTCGTGGTGGTGGACAAACCGCCGGGTATGACGACCAACCGCCACCGGGACGAGTTACGGGCATCCGCCCGACGGCGTCAACTTCAGCCTACACTGGACGAAGTCCTCCCCCACATTATCGCGAAGATCGAGGGCAAGAAGAAACGCTACAAGGGCGTGCCGCCGCCGGTCCGGGCAGTCCATCGTCTGGACCGCGAAACAAGCGGGCTGATCGTCTTTGCCCGCACCGGCGAGGCCGAACGCGGGTTGATGGAACAATTCCGAAAACACACGACGGAGCGGAAGTATCTGGCAATTATTCACGGCTATCTGCCGGCGCAGACGATCAAGTCTTACCTCGTGCGCGATCGCGGTGACGGCCGACGCGGCAGTACCAAAAACCCCAACGAGGGTCGGATCGCCATCACGCATGTTCGCCCAGTGGAGCGGATCGGCAATTACACTCTCGTTGAATGCCGCCTGGAAACGGGACGCACCCATCAGATTCGCATCCATCTGGCGGAGGCGGGCCATCCCGTGTGTGGGGAAAA
This is a stretch of genomic DNA from Thermogutta terrifontis. It encodes these proteins:
- a CDS encoding RluA family pseudouridine synthase, yielding MHEFGERVFHVLPRQVDQTVAAALREWLPGVSWSRIKKLIAGRYVQVSGNLCLDPARRLKLQDVVKILPRPAQAPPTPHDVTVIYLDEHLVVVDKPPGMTTNRHRDELRASARRRQLQPTLDEVLPHIIAKIEGKKKRYKGVPPPVRAVHRLDRETSGLIVFARTGEAERGLMEQFRKHTTERKYLAIIHGYLPAQTIKSYLVRDRGDGRRGSTKNPNEGRIAITHVRPVERIGNYTLVECRLETGRTHQIRIHLAEAGHPVCGEKIYNRPLFGEPIPDHSGAPRLALAAVELGFIHPITKQPMKFEIPLPKDLTDFLHELRRRARQEKSSRAETKEPPSA